A section of the Pedobacter sp. HDW13 genome encodes:
- a CDS encoding efflux RND transporter permease subunit gives MKITDISIKRPSLVIVVFTALTLLGLLSYFSLGYELLPKFSNNVVSISTIYPGASPNEVENTVTKKIEDAVSSMENIKKINSVSFESLSTVTITLTDAANIDISLNDAQRKVNAILAELPEDVKTPSLSKFSLDDLPVITMSASANMDDVSFYDLIDKRIAPVISRVSGIAQVNLVGGSEREIQVSLDANKLQGYSLSVPQVQQMILSSNLDFPTGSVKTQNQDVLIRLSGKYRSIEELRNLVLTTGKDGAQIRLGDVADVQDSQKETEKLARIDRKASIAIQIIKQSDANAVEVSKGVHAIIAKLKNEYATNKLDIKIVNDSSIFTLESADAVIHDLILAVILVAFVMLFFLHSLRNAIIVMVSIPVSLIATFIGISLFGFTLNLMSLLGLSLVVGILVDDAIVVLENIQRHMEMGKNKVRAASDATREIGFTVVSITFVIVVVFFPIAVSTGLVSNILRQFCVVVIIATLLSLLASFTIVPLIFSRFGKLERIEGKNLFGRFILWFEKQLKKFTLWITNILTWSLGHKRWTILVVFSMFVGAMYLAGAGFIGSEFFPKSDKGEFLVQLELPKDASLEQTNFLTQKAEAFLDKQPEITQLITTVGQSTGDFGGTQATAYKSEINVKLVERDQREGVSSDIFATKMSRALAKELVGAKVKTVPISILGIAENAPIQLVVMGSDLDSALKYAEGAQKVLAAIPGATEIKLSVEKGTPEINVQVDRDKMSAVGLTLQTVGSTMQTAFAGNTDGKYRKGEYEYDINIQYQNFNRQNVEDVRNLIFVNNDGKQIKLSQFATITEGSGPSQLERLNKSTSVSVKAQSIGRPTGTVVADFMAKLKEYQENGKLKAPVGVSYSWAGDQENQAEGFGTLGIALLAAVILVYLIMVALYDSFIYPLVVMFSLPLALIGAFLALALTNNSIGIFTILGLIMLMGLVAKNAIILVDFTNHLKAEGKSTIEALVLANHARLRPILMTTIAMIFGMLPIALASGAGAEWKNGLAWVIVGGLTSSLFLTLIFVPVVYLIFDRMLDRLGFNKKGKTIDELMVEPYDHKDVNEYDLDHGH, from the coding sequence ATGAAGATAACAGATATATCTATAAAAAGGCCTTCGCTGGTTATTGTGGTGTTTACCGCACTAACTTTACTTGGGCTACTCAGTTACTTTTCGTTGGGTTATGAGTTACTTCCAAAATTCTCGAACAACGTAGTATCTATTTCGACCATTTACCCTGGTGCATCGCCAAATGAGGTTGAAAATACCGTAACCAAAAAAATCGAGGATGCGGTATCATCGATGGAGAACATCAAAAAAATTAACTCGGTATCTTTCGAGAGTTTATCAACCGTAACCATTACTTTAACAGATGCGGCGAATATCGACATCTCTTTAAATGATGCGCAACGTAAAGTAAATGCCATCCTGGCCGAGTTGCCTGAAGATGTAAAAACGCCTTCGTTAAGTAAATTCTCACTTGATGATTTACCGGTAATTACCATGTCGGCCTCTGCTAACATGGACGACGTTAGTTTTTACGATTTAATTGACAAACGTATTGCCCCTGTAATTTCGAGGGTTAGTGGTATTGCTCAGGTAAACTTAGTGGGTGGTTCTGAGCGTGAAATCCAGGTTTCGCTTGATGCCAATAAACTACAAGGCTACAGTCTTTCGGTTCCACAGGTGCAACAAATGATTCTTTCGTCGAATCTTGATTTCCCTACCGGAAGTGTTAAAACACAAAATCAAGACGTTTTAATCCGTTTATCGGGTAAATACAGAAGTATTGAAGAGTTAAGAAACCTGGTTTTAACCACCGGTAAAGATGGTGCACAAATCCGTTTAGGCGATGTGGCCGATGTTCAGGATTCGCAAAAGGAAACCGAAAAATTAGCCCGTATCGATCGCAAGGCTTCTATCGCTATTCAGATTATTAAACAAAGTGATGCGAATGCTGTAGAAGTGAGTAAAGGCGTACATGCCATTATTGCTAAACTTAAAAACGAATACGCAACCAATAAATTAGACATTAAAATTGTTAACGACAGTTCTATTTTCACCTTAGAATCTGCTGATGCAGTAATTCACGATTTAATTTTAGCGGTAATTTTGGTAGCCTTCGTAATGCTTTTCTTCCTGCATAGCTTGCGTAATGCGATCATTGTAATGGTATCGATCCCGGTATCCTTAATTGCAACTTTTATCGGGATCAGCCTGTTCGGCTTTACCTTAAACTTAATGTCATTACTAGGGCTATCACTCGTGGTAGGTATCCTGGTGGATGATGCGATTGTGGTACTGGAAAATATCCAGCGGCACATGGAAATGGGTAAAAATAAGGTACGTGCAGCATCTGATGCAACACGTGAGATTGGTTTTACCGTAGTATCGATCACTTTCGTAATTGTGGTGGTATTCTTCCCTATTGCGGTAAGTACAGGTTTGGTTTCGAACATCCTGCGCCAGTTCTGTGTGGTAGTAATTATTGCAACTTTACTTTCGTTATTGGCTTCGTTTACCATTGTACCGCTTATTTTCTCGCGTTTTGGTAAGTTAGAACGTATTGAGGGCAAAAACCTTTTTGGTCGCTTTATCCTTTGGTTCGAAAAGCAATTGAAGAAATTCACTTTGTGGATTACCAACATCTTAACCTGGTCGCTTGGTCACAAAAGATGGACTATTTTAGTCGTTTTTTCAATGTTTGTTGGTGCGATGTATTTAGCTGGAGCTGGTTTTATCGGTTCAGAGTTTTTCCCTAAATCAGATAAAGGTGAGTTTTTGGTGCAGTTAGAGTTACCTAAAGATGCTTCTTTAGAGCAAACCAACTTCCTGACTCAAAAAGCTGAGGCTTTCTTAGATAAACAACCTGAAATTACACAATTAATTACGACTGTTGGTCAATCGACTGGCGATTTTGGTGGTACACAGGCAACTGCTTACAAATCTGAAATCAATGTTAAATTGGTTGAGCGCGATCAGCGTGAAGGTGTATCTTCAGATATTTTTGCAACCAAAATGAGCCGTGCACTCGCCAAAGAACTTGTAGGTGCAAAAGTAAAAACTGTGCCGATTAGTATTTTGGGTATTGCAGAAAATGCGCCGATACAATTGGTGGTAATGGGTTCTGATTTAGATAGCGCATTGAAATATGCCGAAGGTGCACAAAAAGTACTTGCCGCAATTCCGGGTGCTACAGAGATTAAACTATCGGTAGAAAAAGGAACACCTGAGATTAATGTTCAGGTAGACCGCGATAAAATGTCGGCAGTGGGCTTAACCTTACAAACTGTGGGTTCGACCATGCAAACCGCATTTGCAGGTAACACCGATGGTAAATACAGAAAAGGCGAATACGAGTACGATATCAATATCCAGTATCAAAACTTCAACCGCCAGAATGTGGAAGATGTACGTAACCTCATTTTTGTAAACAATGATGGTAAGCAAATTAAATTATCGCAGTTCGCAACGATTACAGAAGGTTCAGGACCAAGTCAGCTGGAGCGTTTAAACAAATCTACTTCGGTATCGGTTAAAGCGCAGTCAATTGGCCGCCCTACAGGTACTGTGGTTGCTGATTTCATGGCTAAACTAAAAGAATATCAGGAAAATGGTAAATTAAAAGCGCCGGTAGGTGTTAGCTATAGCTGGGCGGGTGATCAGGAAAACCAGGCAGAAGGATTTGGTACTTTAGGTATCGCTTTATTAGCTGCAGTAATTCTAGTTTACCTGATCATGGTAGCACTATATGATAGTTTCATTTATCCTTTGGTGGTAATGTTCTCGCTCCCACTGGCATTAATTGGAGCATTCCTGGCGCTTGCATTAACCAACAACTCAATTGGTATCTTTACCATTTTAGGTTTAATTATGTTAATGGGTCTGGTAGCTAAAAATGCGATTATCCTGGTCGATTTCACCAATCACTTGAAGGCTGAAGGTAAATCGACAATTGAAGCTTTAGTATTAGCGAACCATGCACGATTAAGACCCATTTTAATGACAACCATCGCCATGATTTTTGGTATGCTTCCTATTGCCCTTGCAAGCGGTGCAGGTGCCGAGTGGAAAAATGGTTTGGCATGGGTTATCGTAGGTGGATTAACCAGCTCATTGTTCTTAACCCTGATTTTTGTTCCAGTAGTGTACTTAATATTCGATAGAATGTTAGACCGCTTAGGTTTCAATAAAAAAGGAAAAACCATCGATGAGTTAATGGTTGAACCATACGACCATAAAGATGTAAATGAATACGATTTAGATCACGGACATTAA
- a CDS encoding efflux RND transporter periplasmic adaptor subunit: MKRVITIIIVVVVALGAIAYVLKNNKKKNEEKTAFIAKGGGAVAVRVADVQKKVVDLDFSANGNFIPKQELNFLSENAGRVTAIYVDEGDRVSKGQVLARVDAEIINTDRETAEANYQNAVRDEARYQSSFQTGGVTQQQLDQAKLATRNAKLRLQASQRKLSDANIKSPINGIVNKRYIEVGAFVNTQGTQMFELVDVSKLKLKVNVNESQVANLKIGDQITIKSSVFPTDNFSGKVTFIAAKADATLNFPIEIEVENSHKNSLKAGMYGTAVFKFPKQAPGILIPRTSFVGSVSSNQVFLLDKASNTSKIRNVVSGRILGDNVEILDGLKEGETVITSGQINLADGTAVSIVK, encoded by the coding sequence ATGAAAAGAGTAATTACCATAATCATCGTAGTTGTTGTTGCCCTTGGTGCAATAGCTTATGTCTTAAAAAACAACAAAAAGAAGAACGAAGAAAAAACTGCTTTCATTGCTAAAGGTGGTGGCGCAGTTGCCGTTCGGGTTGCAGACGTACAGAAAAAAGTTGTGGATTTAGATTTCAGCGCAAACGGAAATTTTATCCCTAAACAAGAATTAAACTTCTTATCAGAAAACGCAGGTCGTGTTACCGCCATTTATGTGGATGAAGGCGATCGCGTAAGCAAGGGTCAGGTTTTGGCACGTGTTGATGCAGAAATTATCAATACCGACAGGGAAACGGCTGAGGCTAACTACCAGAATGCGGTACGCGATGAAGCCAGATACCAGAGCTCATTTCAAACCGGCGGCGTTACGCAACAACAGTTAGACCAGGCTAAACTGGCTACCAGAAATGCGAAATTGCGTTTACAGGCCTCGCAACGCAAATTGAGCGATGCCAATATCAAATCACCAATTAACGGTATCGTAAACAAAAGATACATTGAAGTTGGTGCTTTTGTAAATACCCAGGGTACGCAAATGTTCGAGCTGGTTGATGTTTCTAAATTGAAACTGAAGGTTAATGTAAACGAATCGCAGGTGGCTAACCTTAAAATTGGCGATCAGATTACGATCAAATCTTCTGTTTTCCCAACTGATAATTTTTCGGGTAAGGTAACTTTTATTGCCGCTAAAGCCGATGCTACCTTAAACTTCCCAATCGAGATTGAAGTAGAAAACAGTCACAAAAACAGCTTAAAAGCTGGTATGTACGGAACCGCTGTATTTAAATTCCCTAAACAGGCTCCAGGCATCCTTATTCCACGTACCTCATTTGTGGGTAGCGTAAGCAGCAACCAGGTTTTCTTGTTGGATAAAGCCAGCAATACTTCAAAAATCCGCAATGTGGTTTCAGGCCGTATTTTAGGAGATAATGTTGAGATTTTGGATGGCTTAAAAGAAGGCGAAACAGTAATTACCAGCGGACAGATTAACCTGGCTGATGGAACTGCTGTGAGTATCGTAAAATAG
- a CDS encoding TolC family protein yields MLRIKMVRLMLIVIIGSVLPQLTIAQQQVTLKDALTFALQNNTKVRNAKLDIEGGRYKVEEVRAQALPQITGNVGLTYNPIIGQLVANFGGQTQAIKLGQNWNSTAGVQLSQQLFNQQVFTGLQAARSSEEYYNLTSQLTEEQIIELVANNYYQVLVNRQQLNVIDTNIKNVKVVEKIVSNQYKNGLARKIDVDRISVNLTNLNTQREQTINAITQLENQLKFSMGMPVATPINLPATELTEVTTLPVFTDSIDLANRTEVKLLNNQDKLLSLQRKAYVAEYYPSLALTGNYTYSSQSDGFDFLKSNAAAIGYGASAVGLTLKVPIFNGFLTRSKIRQADVNIKKAQESRKETTNSLNLAYENAKIQLRNNLNTIKSQRKNADLAQEIYKSTQNNYNNGLASLTDLLDTENALTSAQNSYTQALLNYKIAEIQLIKSNGNIKSLVQ; encoded by the coding sequence ATGCTTAGAATAAAAATGGTAAGATTAATGCTCATCGTTATTATCGGCTCGGTTTTACCGCAGCTGACAATTGCACAGCAGCAGGTTACCTTAAAAGATGCGCTCACTTTTGCGCTCCAAAACAATACAAAAGTGCGAAATGCCAAATTGGATATTGAAGGTGGAAGATACAAGGTAGAAGAAGTAAGGGCACAAGCCTTACCACAAATTACCGGAAACGTAGGCTTAACCTACAACCCGATTATCGGCCAGTTGGTAGCTAATTTCGGCGGACAAACACAGGCGATCAAACTGGGTCAGAACTGGAATTCGACTGCCGGCGTCCAGCTTTCGCAGCAATTATTTAACCAGCAGGTTTTTACCGGTTTACAGGCTGCACGATCGAGCGAAGAATATTATAACCTTACTTCGCAGTTAACAGAAGAGCAGATTATCGAACTGGTAGCCAACAATTATTACCAGGTTTTGGTAAACAGGCAACAGCTTAACGTAATCGATACCAACATTAAAAATGTTAAGGTGGTTGAAAAAATTGTAAGCAACCAGTATAAAAATGGTTTGGCCAGAAAAATCGATGTAGACAGGATCAGTGTAAACTTAACTAACCTGAATACACAGCGCGAGCAAACCATCAATGCAATTACCCAATTGGAAAACCAATTGAAATTTTCGATGGGAATGCCTGTTGCAACACCGATTAACCTACCTGCAACCGAATTAACGGAAGTGACTACCCTACCTGTATTTACAGATTCTATCGATCTGGCCAACAGAACAGAGGTTAAACTTTTAAATAACCAGGATAAACTATTATCGCTACAAAGAAAAGCTTATGTGGCTGAATATTATCCTTCATTGGCTTTAACGGGTAACTATACTTACTCGAGCCAAAGCGATGGTTTCGATTTCTTAAAATCCAATGCAGCAGCAATCGGATATGGAGCTTCGGCAGTAGGCCTGACTTTAAAAGTGCCAATTTTTAACGGCTTCCTAACCCGTTCTAAAATCCGCCAGGCTGATGTAAACATTAAAAAGGCACAGGAAAGCAGAAAAGAAACTACAAACTCTTTAAACCTGGCTTACGAAAATGCCAAAATACAGTTGCGCAATAACTTAAACACCATTAAATCGCAACGTAAAAATGCTGATTTAGCGCAAGAGATTTACAAGAGTACTCAAAACAATTATAACAATGGCTTAGCTTCGTTAACCGATCTTTTGGATACGGAAAACGCATTAACCTCAGCACAAAACAGCTATACACAGGCTTTATTAAATTATAAAATAGCCGAAATACAATTAATCAAATCAAACGGAAATATTAAATCGCTAGTACAATAG
- a CDS encoding TetR/AcrR family transcriptional regulator encodes MIVADKKREQIIDGAIKRFIHFGIGKTTMNDIAEDLSVSKPSLYYYFPDKKHLIVGVIERVFNDFFELIKKKYNPELPVQEILFNTIDVRNTFFQKYYMLRITEGIPDLLNDEVIKGKLHALKESEKAFFAEIFSQAKAKGEIEHDDTAHVAELYLESLMGLCTMCIMETGKDLFPDKKALNKMTMKQKNLTTIFVRGLRCID; translated from the coding sequence ATGATTGTAGCCGATAAAAAGAGAGAGCAAATTATTGATGGCGCTATAAAACGCTTTATCCATTTTGGTATTGGTAAAACCACAATGAACGATATTGCCGAAGATCTGTCTGTATCCAAACCATCTCTTTATTATTATTTCCCGGATAAAAAACATTTGATTGTGGGGGTGATTGAAAGAGTGTTTAACGATTTCTTCGAACTGATTAAAAAGAAATACAACCCTGAGCTGCCAGTACAGGAAATTCTTTTTAACACCATTGATGTAAGGAACACTTTTTTCCAAAAATATTACATGCTCCGCATTACGGAAGGAATTCCGGATTTACTGAACGATGAGGTGATTAAAGGCAAGCTACATGCACTAAAAGAATCGGAAAAAGCTTTTTTCGCCGAGATTTTTAGTCAGGCTAAAGCAAAAGGAGAAATTGAGCACGATGACACTGCCCATGTTGCCGAACTATACCTGGAAAGCTTAATGGGCCTCTGTACCATGTGTATTATGGAGACCGGCAAAGACCTTTTCCCTGATAAAAAAGCATTAAATAAAATGACGATGAAGCAAAAAAACCTGACCACCATATTTGTAAGGGGTTTAAGGTGCATAGATTAA
- a CDS encoding sterol desaturase family protein — protein MECLSWFIHKYLFHGPLWFLHKSHHQKAKSFFEWNDLFALLFAGLSLLLMYIGRKNFDYRFFVGLGITLYGLIYFMVHDWFVHRRFKTFKSTNTYLLAVRKAHKMHHKNRGREKGKAFGLLFVRKDLIS, from the coding sequence ATGGAGTGCTTGTCGTGGTTTATACACAAGTATTTATTTCATGGGCCCTTGTGGTTTTTGCATAAAAGTCACCATCAAAAGGCTAAATCATTTTTCGAATGGAACGATTTGTTTGCACTGTTATTTGCCGGGCTTTCGTTACTGTTAATGTATATTGGCAGGAAGAACTTCGATTACCGCTTTTTTGTTGGACTGGGTATTACCCTGTACGGCCTGATTTATTTCATGGTGCACGATTGGTTTGTGCACCGGCGTTTTAAAACCTTCAAAAGCACTAATACCTATTTGTTGGCTGTGCGTAAAGCCCATAAAATGCACCATAAAAATAGGGGAAGGGAAAAAGGAAAGGCTTTTGGGCTGTTGTTTGTGCGGAAAGATCTAATCTCGTAA
- a CDS encoding DUF4369 domain-containing protein, translated as MKRYLVILAIFFASSAIAQNINFTIKGEISNTDSIKYAYLTTLSQQIPISSDKIFMVMPVINGKFEFKGAFDLEGKDYQYASVFFEERGNISKEEALSKFRNLIWLTGARRNAKLIVLEDLTLSIDNYGNTKAAKITDKGILTRQSDEVTEAIKARDRKMIAFVKKYADSPVAFYQVEQITSMFDVSRKDRMQSMYGLPLELFNELSPRLKNSKKGLELKKNIDDKVK; from the coding sequence ATGAAACGATACCTGGTCATTCTGGCAATTTTCTTTGCTTCGTCTGCAATTGCGCAAAACATTAATTTTACTATCAAAGGTGAAATTTCAAATACTGATAGCATCAAATATGCTTATTTAACCACGCTTTCCCAGCAAATTCCTATATCAAGCGATAAAATATTTATGGTAATGCCAGTTATTAACGGCAAATTTGAGTTTAAGGGGGCTTTTGATCTTGAGGGTAAAGATTATCAATACGCCAGTGTTTTTTTTGAAGAGAGAGGAAATATTTCTAAGGAAGAAGCATTGTCTAAATTTAGAAATCTGATTTGGCTAACAGGAGCCAGGAGGAATGCAAAGCTTATCGTACTAGAGGATTTAACCCTGTCGATTGATAATTATGGGAATACTAAAGCTGCTAAAATTACTGATAAAGGTATTTTAACAAGGCAAAGTGATGAGGTTACTGAGGCCATAAAAGCCAGAGATAGAAAAATGATAGCCTTTGTAAAGAAGTATGCTGATTCACCTGTAGCTTTCTATCAGGTAGAACAAATCACCTCGATGTTTGATGTGTCTCGTAAGGATAGGATGCAAAGTATGTACGGCTTGCCACTAGAGTTGTTTAATGAACTTTCTCCTAGATTAAAAAATAGTAAAAAAGGGCTCGAATTAAAGAAAAATATCGATGATAAGGTTAAGTAG
- a CDS encoding peroxiredoxin: protein MDSVNAQQTFKGKLILKSDFSTLIQQPFKVVLKRYDLASLGGVTDTIIIKDKVLSYETELLEPVNLLMDFYWNNKKVTSKKFWTMPGNYEIAIDSNLVPEIVGVKPAIVAGITELDRFSAVFSKKAETMVGNVNYENQKIADVEARIWQIRDSIDIALDKNVYLPAIKLNANSPVGLYALWQYADRPHGKPRTINHPKEINSLLNTLGPDIRILPSALKLIGTISLERQLRVGNVMKRFSLPDAKGKMYNLDDFKGKYLLVDFWASWCVPCRDENPTLVKAFNKYKKSGFQIVSITRDRLSGRTDWLEAIQKDKVNIWPQLSDFKDVAQKIYNIETIPVNYLVDPKGIIVGRNLRGDDLEKALKKIFKY from the coding sequence ATGGATTCTGTTAACGCTCAACAAACTTTTAAGGGGAAGCTTATCCTAAAATCGGATTTTAGCACACTCATTCAGCAGCCATTTAAAGTTGTACTGAAAAGATACGATTTGGCCAGTTTAGGCGGCGTAACCGACACGATTATAATTAAAGATAAAGTGCTGAGCTATGAAACTGAGCTTTTGGAACCAGTAAACTTATTGATGGATTTTTACTGGAACAATAAAAAAGTTACTTCAAAGAAATTTTGGACAATGCCCGGTAATTATGAAATTGCGATAGACAGCAATTTAGTTCCTGAAATTGTGGGCGTTAAACCTGCAATTGTAGCCGGCATAACAGAGCTTGATCGGTTTTCGGCTGTTTTTTCTAAAAAGGCGGAAACAATGGTTGGTAATGTTAATTATGAAAATCAGAAAATTGCTGATGTTGAAGCCAGGATTTGGCAAATAAGAGATTCGATAGATATTGCGCTTGATAAAAATGTGTACCTCCCGGCCATAAAATTGAACGCAAATTCGCCGGTTGGCTTATATGCACTTTGGCAGTACGCAGATAGGCCACATGGTAAGCCACGAACTATAAATCACCCAAAAGAAATTAATTCATTATTAAATACGCTAGGGCCGGATATTAGAATACTTCCATCTGCGCTAAAATTAATCGGTACCATATCGCTCGAGAGACAACTTAGGGTTGGTAATGTAATGAAGCGTTTTTCGCTACCTGATGCTAAGGGTAAAATGTACAACCTTGATGATTTTAAGGGGAAGTATTTGTTGGTGGATTTTTGGGCAAGCTGGTGTGTGCCTTGCAGAGATGAGAACCCGACCCTGGTTAAAGCCTTTAATAAGTATAAAAAATCTGGATTCCAGATCGTAAGCATAACAAGAGACCGATTATCGGGAAGGACAGATTGGCTTGAAGCGATACAGAAAGATAAGGTAAATATATGGCCTCAGTTAAGCGACTTTAAAGATGTAGCGCAGAAAATTTATAACATTGAAACTATTCCGGTAAACTACCTTGTGGATCCTAAAGGCATAATTGTTGGCAGAAATTTAAGAGGGGATGATTTGGAAAAAGCACTTAAAAAGATTTTTAAGTATTAA
- a CDS encoding RNA polymerase sigma factor — protein sequence MTKFEFNHLVNHHSVSLRSYALNFTKDAEDANDLVQDTMLKAITYYNKFKEGTNLKGWLFTIMKNTFINNYRRLVKTNTLITQSEDISSANLSYSATKNQAESKFVLGDIDKALAQLPEEYYVPFIRYFEGYKYHEIADMLEIPIGTVKTRIHVARGILKKYLKTYSKEIASTEMA from the coding sequence ATGACAAAATTCGAATTCAATCACCTCGTTAATCATCACTCCGTATCGCTTAGATCTTACGCTTTAAATTTTACAAAAGACGCTGAAGATGCAAATGATCTGGTTCAGGATACCATGCTGAAGGCCATTACTTATTATAATAAGTTTAAAGAAGGTACGAATTTGAAAGGTTGGTTGTTTACCATCATGAAAAATACTTTCATTAACAACTATCGCCGTTTAGTAAAAACGAATACTTTAATTACGCAGAGCGAGGATATTTCTTCGGCTAACCTTTCATACAGTGCAACTAAGAACCAGGCAGAAAGTAAATTTGTGCTGGGCGATATTGATAAAGCCCTTGCTCAATTACCTGAAGAGTATTATGTGCCTTTCATCCGTTATTTTGAAGGTTATAAATACCACGAAATTGCTGATATGTTAGAAATTCCTATCGGAACAGTTAAAACACGTATCCACGTAGCACGCGGTATTCTTAAAAAATACCTTAAAACTTATTCAAAAGAAATTGCCAGTACTGAAATGGCTTAA
- a CDS encoding NAD(P)/FAD-dependent oxidoreductase — protein MDKKTRVTVIGAGFAGLAAAALLAKAGCEVTVLEKNEMAGGRARTWAKDGFLFDMGPSWYWMPDVFENFYQLFNKTTADFYELKRLSPSYRIYFGQNDTIDVPATLDDLYQLFEQLETGSSKNLQSFLNQAKYKYEVGMNEYVFKPSHSVMEYFDPRLAISGIKLQLLGDMRKHVHRLFKNDKLRKLLEFPVLFLGATPQNTPALYSLMNYADLVLGTWYPMGGMHQIVAAMQKIATDAGVKFSFDTTVSKIEIKNNHAEQVITNKGSFNCDFVVGNADYHHIEQKLLEKTYRRYDEKYWNERTMAPSCLLFYIGLNKKLDHILHHNLFFDEPFDEHAEEIYTTPQWPSKPLFYACCPSVTDPGVAPEGCENLFFLIPIAPGLKDNESKREAYFNLLIKRFKDLTGNDISDNILFKRSYAMDDFVADYNAFKGNAYGLANTLKQTAFLKPKMKSNVTNFLYTGQLTVPGPGVPPAIISGQVVAKEIIKKLKKA, from the coding sequence ATGGACAAAAAAACCAGGGTTACTGTAATTGGTGCCGGCTTTGCAGGCTTAGCTGCCGCCGCCCTTTTGGCAAAAGCAGGCTGCGAAGTTACCGTTCTCGAAAAAAATGAAATGGCAGGTGGCAGGGCACGCACCTGGGCAAAAGATGGTTTTCTTTTCGATATGGGGCCCAGCTGGTATTGGATGCCCGATGTTTTCGAAAATTTCTATCAGCTCTTTAACAAAACAACCGCCGATTTCTATGAACTTAAAAGGTTAAGTCCCTCCTACCGCATTTATTTTGGCCAAAACGACACCATTGATGTACCCGCAACATTGGATGATTTATATCAGCTATTTGAACAACTGGAAACCGGCAGCAGCAAAAACCTCCAATCGTTTTTAAATCAGGCTAAATATAAATATGAGGTAGGCATGAACGAGTACGTTTTTAAACCATCGCATAGCGTAATGGAGTATTTCGATCCACGCTTAGCCATTAGTGGAATTAAACTGCAGCTATTAGGCGATATGCGCAAACATGTTCACCGGCTCTTTAAAAACGATAAGCTAAGGAAACTGTTAGAATTCCCTGTTTTGTTTTTGGGTGCCACTCCACAAAATACCCCTGCATTATACAGTCTAATGAACTATGCCGATCTGGTTTTAGGCACCTGGTATCCCATGGGCGGTATGCACCAGATTGTTGCCGCCATGCAGAAAATAGCTACCGATGCAGGTGTAAAATTTAGCTTCGATACCACAGTAAGCAAAATTGAAATTAAGAATAACCATGCAGAGCAGGTAATTACAAACAAAGGCAGCTTTAATTGCGATTTTGTGGTGGGTAATGCCGATTACCATCATATAGAACAGAAACTGCTTGAGAAAACCTATCGAAGGTACGATGAAAAATACTGGAATGAACGAACCATGGCTCCATCATGCCTGCTGTTTTACATTGGGCTAAATAAAAAACTGGATCATATCCTCCATCACAACTTATTTTTTGATGAACCTTTTGATGAACATGCTGAAGAAATTTACACTACCCCTCAATGGCCATCAAAACCCTTGTTTTATGCCTGCTGCCCTTCGGTTACCGATCCGGGTGTGGCACCCGAGGGCTGCGAAAACCTTTTCTTTTTAATTCCGATAGCCCCTGGTTTAAAAGATAACGAAAGCAAAAGGGAAGCATACTTTAATTTATTGATTAAACGCTTTAAAGATTTAACCGGAAACGACATTAGCGATAACATTTTGTTTAAACGCAGTTATGCCATGGATGATTTTGTTGCAGACTATAATGCCTTTAAAGGAAATGCGTATGGATTAGCAAACACTTTGAAACAGACCGCTTTCCTTAAACCGAAAATGAAAAGCAATGTAACAAATTTTTTATATACCGGACAATTAACCGTTCCCGGCCCCGGTGTGCCCCCTGCAATCATCTCGGGACAAGTGGTAGCAAAAGAAATAATAAAAAAGTTAAAAAAAGCTTGA